One window from the genome of Mumia sp. ZJ1417 encodes:
- a CDS encoding DUF559 domain-containing protein → MKAIPALLFERPFTPRDAKSVGVSRRQLDGNRFVRLFRGAYVTAGTRLTLVVWIRAALLLLPDDAVASHLTALRLWGLELRSLLPLHFSTNTVARIRRDEIRLHRRRGRLRAYVRQFLACTGPDRTYVDCATILNAVELVQAAEHLIHAGHTTLAELSTYVGATHIDGVVRARRAFTYVREGVESPMETLVRLMLVFARLPEPNPNPDILDNLGRFVARCDLVYWDYRVIVEYDGAWHERSKKQRARDRTRREALERLGWTVIVVLEDDLTNKKAIVWRVYGALRDNGYEGPRPHFNAMWTRWFV, encoded by the coding sequence GTGAAAGCCATCCCCGCATTGCTCTTCGAACGTCCGTTCACCCCGCGCGACGCCAAGTCCGTCGGAGTGTCACGACGCCAGCTCGACGGGAACCGTTTCGTACGACTGTTCCGTGGCGCATACGTCACCGCCGGGACGAGGCTCACCCTCGTCGTCTGGATCCGTGCCGCACTGCTCCTACTCCCGGACGACGCCGTCGCGAGCCACCTGACCGCGTTGCGTCTCTGGGGCCTCGAGCTGCGCTCGCTGCTTCCGCTCCACTTCTCGACCAACACCGTGGCGCGCATCCGACGCGACGAGATCCGCCTCCACCGCCGCCGCGGCCGACTGCGCGCGTACGTACGCCAGTTCCTCGCGTGCACGGGGCCTGACCGGACATACGTCGACTGCGCCACGATCCTCAACGCTGTCGAGCTCGTCCAGGCCGCCGAACATCTGATCCACGCCGGCCACACCACGCTCGCGGAGCTCTCGACGTACGTCGGAGCGACCCACATCGACGGGGTCGTCCGCGCACGGCGCGCCTTCACCTACGTCCGCGAAGGTGTCGAGTCGCCGATGGAGACCCTCGTACGGCTCATGCTCGTCTTCGCCCGTCTCCCCGAGCCCAACCCGAACCCCGACATCCTCGACAACCTCGGCCGGTTCGTCGCACGCTGCGACCTTGTCTACTGGGACTACCGCGTGATCGTCGAGTACGACGGCGCGTGGCACGAACGCTCCAAGAAGCAGCGCGCACGCGACCGTACGAGGCGCGAGGCACTCGAGCGACTCGGCTGGACCGTGATCGTGGTCCTCGAGGACGACCTCACCAACAAGAAGGCGATCGTATGGCGCGTCTACGGAGCACTCCGCGACAACGGATACGAAGGACCGCGCCCGCACTTCAACGCCATGTGGACCCGCTGGTTCGTGTGA
- a CDS encoding NAD(P)H-quinone dehydrogenase, producing the protein MNRVVIVGGGPGGYEAALVAAQLGAEVTVVERDGLGGSTVLTDCVPSKTLIATSDLMTDVSGSSELGIRTTSASVVDLRQVNQRVKRLAVAQSDDIRRRIERENVQVIAGTARLDGPETVVVERADGGTEELSSQIVLLATGAHPRVVDTAIPDGERILTWEQVYELDELPEHLIVVGSGVTGAEFAGAYKALGCDVTLVSSRDRVLPGEDPDAAVVLEEVFTRRGMNVLSRSRMESVERKGDRVLVRLTDGREVEGSHCLLALGSIPNSEGLGLDTAGVTVDSGGFIQVDRVSRTSVRGVYAAGDCTGVLMLASVAAMQGRIAMAHALGDAVHPLRLRTVVSNVFTAPEIATVGVTQKEVDAGEIDAEAVTLRLSGNPRAKMQGVRDGFVKLFCRAGGGAVIGGVVVAPRASELIHSVSLAVSTGLTTDQVANAFTVYPSMSGSVAEAARRLHQPR; encoded by the coding sequence GTGAATCGTGTCGTGATCGTCGGTGGTGGACCTGGTGGGTACGAGGCTGCGCTGGTCGCGGCACAGCTCGGGGCGGAGGTCACCGTCGTCGAGCGCGACGGGCTCGGCGGCTCGACCGTCCTCACCGACTGCGTCCCCAGCAAGACGCTGATCGCCACGTCCGACCTCATGACCGACGTGTCCGGTTCCAGCGAGCTCGGCATCCGTACGACGTCCGCGTCGGTCGTCGATCTGCGCCAGGTCAACCAGCGCGTCAAGCGGCTGGCCGTGGCCCAGTCCGACGACATCCGCCGCCGGATCGAGCGCGAGAACGTCCAGGTGATCGCCGGAACCGCTCGGCTGGACGGGCCCGAGACGGTGGTTGTCGAGCGTGCCGACGGTGGGACGGAGGAGCTGTCGTCCCAGATCGTCCTGCTCGCCACGGGCGCGCACCCGCGTGTGGTCGACACGGCGATCCCCGACGGGGAGCGCATCCTCACGTGGGAGCAGGTCTACGAGCTCGACGAGCTGCCGGAGCACCTGATCGTCGTCGGGTCCGGTGTGACGGGCGCGGAGTTCGCCGGGGCGTACAAGGCGCTCGGCTGCGACGTGACGCTGGTCTCGAGCCGTGATCGCGTGCTCCCCGGCGAGGACCCGGACGCCGCGGTCGTGCTCGAGGAGGTCTTTACGCGTCGTGGGATGAACGTCTTGTCGCGCTCGCGGATGGAGTCGGTGGAGCGCAAGGGCGACCGCGTCCTCGTACGACTCACCGACGGGCGCGAGGTCGAGGGCTCGCACTGCCTTCTCGCGCTCGGCTCGATCCCCAACAGTGAGGGGCTCGGGCTGGACACGGCCGGAGTCACGGTCGACTCCGGTGGGTTCATCCAGGTCGATCGCGTGTCGCGGACGTCGGTGCGCGGTGTGTATGCGGCCGGTGACTGCACCGGTGTCCTGATGCTGGCCTCGGTCGCGGCGATGCAGGGGCGGATCGCGATGGCGCACGCGCTCGGCGACGCGGTCCACCCGCTGCGCCTGCGCACGGTCGTGAGCAACGTCTTCACCGCTCCCGAGATCGCGACCGTCGGCGTGACCCAGAAGGAGGTCGACGCGGGCGAGATCGACGCGGAGGCGGTGACGCTGCGGCTGTCGGGCAACCCGCGGGCCAAGATGCAGGGCGTGCGCGACGGTTTCGTGAAGCTCTTCTGCCGCGCCGGCGGTGGCGCGGTGATCGGCGGCGTCGTCGTCGCACCGAGGGCCTCCGAGCTCATCCACTCGGTGTCGCTCGCGGTCTCGACGGGACTCACGACCGACCAGGTCGCGAACGCGTTCACGGTCTATCCGTCGATGAGCGGGTCCGTCGCCGAGGCCGCCCGCCGCCTCCACCAGCCCCGCTGA
- a CDS encoding heme oxygenase (biliverdin-producing), producing the protein MTVTAAPETLAQDALSTLMREGSRAEHTSAESSTFMSELLEGRSSVEAYTVFLRQLASVYDALETVGRDLAGDAVAAAVVDEALMRADAIDADLRVLAGDSWRDLPVGPAATAYAERIAATRDDAVLYLAHHYTRYLGDLSGGQAIGRILQREYGLVEGGVSFYDFPEIPKPKLFKDGYRANLDALPFDSATKQRVVDEVKVAFALNEALFAEMSA; encoded by the coding sequence ATGACCGTCACCGCCGCACCCGAGACTCTTGCGCAGGACGCGCTCTCGACGTTGATGCGTGAGGGGTCGCGCGCCGAGCACACGTCCGCGGAGAGCTCGACGTTCATGAGCGAGCTTCTCGAGGGCCGCTCGTCCGTCGAGGCCTACACGGTGTTCCTGCGCCAGCTCGCTTCGGTGTACGACGCCCTGGAGACCGTTGGTCGCGACCTGGCCGGTGATGCGGTCGCCGCTGCAGTCGTCGACGAGGCGCTGATGCGTGCCGACGCGATCGACGCCGATCTGCGTGTGCTGGCCGGTGACTCGTGGCGCGACCTGCCGGTCGGCCCGGCCGCCACCGCCTATGCCGAGCGGATCGCGGCGACCCGCGACGACGCCGTGCTCTATCTCGCGCACCACTACACGCGCTACCTCGGTGACCTCTCGGGCGGGCAGGCGATCGGGCGCATCCTGCAGCGGGAGTACGGCCTGGTCGAGGGTGGCGTGTCGTTTTACGACTTCCCGGAGATCCCGAAGCCGAAGCTCTTCAAGGACGGCTACCGCGCGAACCTCGACGCGCTCCCGTTCGACTCCGCGACCAAGCAGCGCGTCGTCGACGAGGTCAAGGTCGCGTTCGCGCTCAACGAGGCGTTGTTCGCGGAGATGTCCGCCTGA
- a CDS encoding hemin ABC transporter substrate-binding protein, with amino-acid sequence MRRRLLSLVSLLCAGALLSGCATGVDGEAGAIDAITTIPSLADVEVSASPKDLTGEISVDLGADEPEPVTTDPTRTLPVTVKDSQGTRVAVKSADRVLALDQYGTLSQIVYELGLGDTLVGRDVSTQFNQAKDLPLVTHNGHELNGEAILDLSPDLIITDTSLGPWDVIEQVRDAGVPVVVVDSKRNLDNVAALIAQVASPLGVPEAGKALAKRTADEVAAVRTVVDQKAPSAVQDKLRTVFLYVRGQSGVYYMFGEDSGADALISATGAYDVSAEIGWKGMKPLNDEGIVAAQPDTIIMMTKGLESAGGVDGLLERYPSLANTPAGKNRRFLTMPDSQILSFGPRSADVINALAVAMYAPESLQ; translated from the coding sequence GTGCGTCGCCGCCTTCTCTCGCTCGTCTCGCTCCTGTGCGCCGGCGCACTCCTCTCGGGCTGCGCCACCGGGGTCGACGGCGAGGCGGGCGCGATCGACGCGATCACCACCATCCCCTCCCTCGCCGACGTCGAGGTCTCGGCGTCGCCCAAGGACCTGACCGGCGAGATCAGTGTCGACCTCGGCGCCGACGAGCCCGAGCCGGTCACCACCGATCCGACCCGGACACTCCCCGTCACGGTCAAGGACAGCCAGGGCACACGCGTCGCGGTGAAGTCCGCAGACCGCGTCCTCGCGCTCGACCAGTACGGCACGCTGTCGCAGATCGTGTACGAGCTGGGTCTCGGCGACACGCTCGTCGGACGCGACGTCTCGACGCAGTTCAACCAGGCCAAGGATCTCCCGCTCGTGACCCACAACGGTCACGAGCTCAACGGCGAGGCGATCCTCGACCTCTCCCCCGACCTGATCATCACCGACACCTCGCTCGGGCCGTGGGACGTCATCGAGCAGGTCCGCGACGCCGGTGTCCCGGTCGTCGTCGTCGACAGCAAGCGCAACCTCGACAACGTCGCCGCGCTGATCGCCCAGGTCGCCTCGCCGCTCGGCGTGCCCGAGGCCGGCAAGGCGCTCGCCAAGCGGACCGCCGACGAGGTCGCCGCCGTGCGCACCGTCGTCGACCAGAAGGCGCCGAGCGCCGTCCAGGACAAGCTCCGCACGGTCTTCCTGTACGTACGGGGGCAGAGCGGCGTCTACTACATGTTCGGCGAGGACTCCGGGGCCGACGCGCTGATCTCGGCCACAGGAGCGTACGACGTCTCCGCGGAGATCGGCTGGAAGGGCATGAAACCGCTCAACGACGAGGGCATCGTCGCCGCCCAGCCGGACACCATCATCATGATGACCAAGGGCCTGGAGTCCGCCGGCGGCGTCGACGGGCTGCTCGAGCGCTACCCGTCGCTGGCCAACACACCCGCCGGCAAGAACCGTCGCTTCCTCACGATGCCGGACAGCCAGATCCTCAGCTTCGGGCCGCGCAGCGCCGACGTGATCAACGCACTCGCCGTCGCGATGTACGCCCCGGAGTCGCTGCAATGA
- a CDS encoding iron ABC transporter permease: MTTVDPTISARFRLSATVILFAGLAVALVVLALVSAGTGQLAIPPAEVLGSFLHRLGIDVGPMPAHPQGDAALWSIRFPRVAMAILVGAALSAAGALMQGVFGNPLAEPGVIGVSSGAAVAAACAMVFGFTALGTWTVPALAFVGGLITTVAVYLLSRSDGRTEVVTLVLTGIAVNAVTGALLALMMFLADTQAREEIVFWQLGSLNGTRWEYVGVVAPLAVIGIAGAFLLSRKLDLLALGDRAARHVGVDVERLRIGAITLVALLTAAAVAFCGIIAFVGLVVPHLMRMVVGPGHRLLLPASVLGGAVLLLAADLVARTAVPYAELPIGMLTSLIGGPMFFWLLRRTRRTSGGWA; this comes from the coding sequence ATGACCACCGTCGACCCGACGATCTCGGCCCGGTTCCGCCTCAGCGCGACTGTCATCCTCTTCGCCGGCCTCGCGGTCGCGCTCGTCGTGCTCGCGCTGGTCTCGGCAGGGACCGGCCAGCTCGCGATCCCGCCCGCGGAGGTGCTCGGCTCGTTCCTGCACCGGCTCGGGATCGACGTCGGACCGATGCCCGCCCACCCGCAAGGCGATGCCGCGCTGTGGAGCATCCGTTTCCCGAGGGTCGCGATGGCGATCCTCGTCGGCGCAGCGCTGTCGGCGGCCGGGGCGCTCATGCAGGGCGTGTTCGGCAACCCTCTCGCCGAGCCGGGCGTGATCGGAGTCTCCTCGGGTGCGGCGGTCGCCGCTGCCTGCGCGATGGTCTTCGGCTTCACCGCACTCGGTACGTGGACGGTGCCGGCGCTCGCCTTCGTCGGCGGCCTCATCACCACGGTCGCGGTCTACCTACTGTCGCGCTCCGACGGCCGTACCGAGGTCGTCACCCTCGTACTCACGGGCATCGCGGTCAACGCGGTCACCGGAGCCCTGCTCGCGCTGATGATGTTCCTCGCCGACACGCAGGCGCGCGAGGAGATCGTGTTCTGGCAGCTCGGCAGCCTCAACGGCACCCGCTGGGAGTACGTGGGCGTGGTCGCACCGCTCGCCGTCATCGGCATCGCCGGGGCGTTCCTGCTCAGCCGCAAGCTCGACCTGCTCGCCCTCGGCGACCGCGCGGCGCGCCACGTCGGAGTCGACGTCGAGCGCCTGCGCATCGGGGCGATCACCCTGGTCGCGTTGCTCACCGCGGCGGCCGTGGCGTTCTGCGGGATCATCGCCTTCGTCGGCCTGGTCGTCCCGCACCTCATGCGCATGGTCGTCGGTCCCGGCCACCGGCTGCTCCTGCCGGCCAGCGTCCTCGGCGGCGCGGTTCTGCTGCTCGCCGCCGACCTCGTCGCCCGCACCGCCGTCCCCTACGCCGAGCTGCCGATCGGGATGCTGACGTCGCTCATCGGAGGCCCGATGTTCTTCTGGCTGCTGCGCCGCACCCGTCGTACCTCGGGAGGCTGGGCATGA
- a CDS encoding heme ABC transporter ATP-binding protein has translation MTARATLQVLGGSVSYGPATILREVDLDVHPSELLVLVGPNGAGKSTLLGVLAGDVALSQGKVLLDGEPLGSRRAGELSRRRSVLLQEHRLSFPFTVAEVVAMGRAPWHGRDESDSDDAVVADAMRRTDVERLSTRKFPTLSGGEKGRTSFARVMAQEAPIVLLDEPTAALDIAHQEALLTEARRLAREGHSVVAVLHDLSLAAAYADRVCILAGGQVRADGPPADVLRPDLLSDVYGHPVDVFTHPRTGDLIVTPLRTPVEEVVR, from the coding sequence ATGACCGCGCGCGCCACGCTGCAGGTCCTCGGCGGCTCCGTCTCGTACGGGCCGGCCACGATCCTGCGCGAGGTCGACCTCGACGTGCACCCGAGCGAGCTGCTCGTGCTCGTGGGCCCCAACGGCGCGGGGAAGTCGACACTCCTCGGCGTCCTCGCGGGCGACGTGGCGCTGTCGCAGGGCAAGGTGCTCCTCGACGGCGAGCCCCTCGGGTCGCGCCGCGCCGGAGAGCTGTCGCGGCGCCGCTCGGTCCTCCTGCAGGAGCACCGGCTGTCGTTCCCCTTCACCGTCGCCGAGGTCGTCGCGATGGGCCGCGCACCGTGGCACGGGCGTGACGAGTCCGACTCGGACGACGCGGTGGTCGCCGACGCGATGCGCCGTACGGACGTCGAGCGGCTGTCAACACGCAAGTTCCCCACGCTCTCCGGCGGCGAGAAGGGCCGTACCTCGTTCGCACGGGTGATGGCCCAAGAGGCGCCGATCGTGCTGCTCGACGAGCCGACCGCCGCGCTCGACATCGCCCACCAGGAAGCCCTGCTCACCGAGGCGCGCCGACTCGCACGCGAGGGCCACTCGGTCGTCGCCGTGCTGCACGACTTGTCGCTCGCGGCCGCGTACGCCGACCGCGTCTGCATCCTCGCCGGCGGCCAGGTCCGCGCCGACGGACCTCCGGCCGACGTGCTGCGTCCGGACCTGCTCAGCGACGTGTACGGCCACCCGGTCGACGTCTTCACCCACCCGCGGACGGGCGACCTGATCGTCACGCCGCTCCGTACCCCCGTCGAGGAGGTCGTCCGATGA
- a CDS encoding Ig-like domain repeat protein has translation MSTSLPRRFRRLVAATAATALAAGTLALAAGPAHAAPKLIDDATFTWALSNEAGGGAYDGSCNFLSAGEAGSTGSSRPWTETDSFYQTTAGNVSIVKPNAAGDEVAPTWATKCLDRTGAPVIAANPASTSENKVVITDGEGTVDPAAGTATIQWDGAFTVAFYAGRTYWTATDPKLTVATDGTGTVTATASGYAADMDDPTQWTAVPSRTVTLATLAGVDVTASGIDITPTYRGVSVTTPAGAAAQTTTGASWGSFPQSFVDFHGLTGQSSYWYSTGSQRDIAKVANPIAVDYTVAPDPAPAKVTVSKTTIPTTGEHEITVTGSGFDPSLATGTRPPLAGKPVGTYVILGTVADTWKPSAGATSSARKAISQKWAVLAGDMATIGGPGAGAIELKADGTFSTTFTVSKSAVDAAPDKLANLGVYTYAAGGATQAAYETFTPIAFKDPAPAAVTSTTTLTAPAKLVYGRTGTATVAVKAPKAVAGSIQLLDSAKVIGTRPVASGKASFALPKNLKVGAHRLSARFVSSNAAVVKPSTSAARTLTITKVATKTAVKVTKKPTRKKAGKAKVTVSGSPKANGKVTLVIKGKGIKKTVRATVKNGKVVVKLPKLAKKGTYKVTATFATTGTHAGSKKTVKVKVTK, from the coding sequence ATGTCCACGTCCCTCCCCCGGCGGTTCCGGCGCCTCGTCGCCGCCACCGCCGCGACCGCCCTCGCGGCCGGCACCCTGGCTCTCGCAGCCGGCCCCGCGCACGCGGCACCGAAGCTGATCGACGACGCCACGTTCACGTGGGCCCTGTCCAACGAGGCCGGCGGCGGCGCCTACGACGGCAGCTGCAACTTCCTCTCGGCCGGTGAGGCCGGCAGCACGGGATCCTCGCGTCCCTGGACCGAGACGGACAGCTTCTACCAGACGACCGCCGGCAACGTCTCGATCGTCAAGCCGAACGCCGCCGGCGATGAAGTCGCTCCCACCTGGGCGACCAAGTGCCTGGATCGCACCGGCGCCCCCGTCATCGCGGCCAACCCCGCATCGACGAGCGAGAACAAGGTCGTCATCACCGACGGCGAGGGCACCGTCGACCCGGCCGCGGGTACGGCGACGATCCAGTGGGACGGCGCCTTCACCGTCGCCTTCTACGCCGGCAGGACGTACTGGACGGCGACCGACCCGAAGCTGACCGTCGCTACCGACGGCACCGGTACGGTCACCGCGACCGCCTCCGGGTACGCCGCGGACATGGACGATCCCACCCAGTGGACGGCGGTGCCGTCGCGCACGGTCACGCTGGCGACACTCGCGGGCGTGGACGTCACCGCGTCCGGCATCGACATCACGCCGACCTATCGAGGCGTTTCGGTCACCACTCCGGCAGGGGCAGCGGCGCAGACGACGACCGGCGCGTCGTGGGGCTCGTTCCCGCAGAGCTTCGTCGACTTCCACGGCCTCACCGGCCAGTCGTCGTACTGGTACTCGACGGGGAGTCAGCGCGACATCGCGAAGGTTGCCAACCCGATCGCCGTCGACTACACCGTCGCGCCCGACCCGGCACCGGCGAAGGTGACGGTCAGCAAGACGACGATCCCGACGACCGGTGAGCACGAGATCACCGTCACCGGCTCCGGTTTCGATCCGTCGCTGGCTACCGGCACCCGTCCGCCGCTCGCCGGGAAGCCTGTCGGCACCTACGTCATCCTCGGCACCGTCGCCGACACCTGGAAGCCCAGTGCGGGCGCGACGTCCTCCGCCCGCAAGGCCATCTCCCAGAAGTGGGCCGTGCTCGCCGGCGACATGGCCACCATCGGTGGTCCTGGCGCGGGCGCGATCGAGCTGAAGGCCGACGGCACGTTCTCGACGACCTTCACCGTCTCCAAGTCAGCGGTCGACGCCGCGCCTGACAAGCTGGCGAACCTCGGCGTCTACACCTACGCCGCCGGCGGTGCGACCCAGGCCGCGTACGAGACGTTCACTCCGATCGCGTTCAAGGACCCGGCGCCTGCCGCCGTCACCTCCACGACGACGCTGACCGCCCCCGCCAAGCTCGTGTACGGCCGTACCGGCACCGCCACGGTCGCCGTGAAGGCGCCGAAGGCCGTCGCCGGCTCGATCCAGCTGCTCGACAGCGCGAAGGTCATCGGCACCCGTCCGGTCGCCTCCGGCAAGGCGTCGTTCGCGCTCCCGAAGAACCTCAAGGTCGGCGCGCACCGTCTGTCGGCGCGCTTCGTCTCGAGCAACGCGGCGGTCGTGAAGCCGTCCACCTCGGCGGCTCGTACCCTCACCATCACCAAGGTCGCCACCAAGACCGCCGTGAAGGTCACCAAGAAGCCGACCCGCAAGAAGGCCGGCAAGGCCAAGGTCACCGTCTCGGGCTCCCCGAAGGCGAACGGCAAGGTCACGCTCGTCATCAAGGGCAAGGGCATCAAGAAGACCGTCCGCGCCACCGTCAAGAACGGCAAGGTCGTCGTGAAGCTGCCCAAGCTGGCGAAGAAGGGCACCTACAAGGTGACTGCGACGTTCGCCACGACCGGCACCCACGCGGGCTCCAAGAAGACCGTGAAGGTCAAGGTCACGAAGTAA
- a CDS encoding TetR/AcrR family transcriptional regulator — MPKIIGENLAAHRIETRRRVLVAFGELLTERGYDAVRLADVASRAEIGRTAIYNHFADKEAILLAFAMEETHQYVEAIRGALAEAEGPVEELRTYVRMHVALSREMHMGLGPQLYSVLSRDALLHMREHVIVVEDLLRCVLSDGMEQGAFVVDDLRATTALVLACLQGRQVTHGEGTERDSAVAVTERFVLRAVGAREA, encoded by the coding sequence GTGCCCAAGATCATAGGCGAGAACCTGGCCGCCCACCGGATCGAGACACGACGCCGCGTGCTCGTCGCGTTCGGTGAGCTGCTGACCGAGCGCGGCTACGACGCGGTCCGGCTCGCCGACGTCGCGAGCCGCGCGGAGATCGGCCGTACGGCGATCTACAACCACTTCGCCGACAAGGAGGCGATCCTCCTCGCGTTCGCGATGGAGGAGACCCATCAGTACGTCGAGGCGATCCGCGGCGCGCTCGCCGAGGCCGAGGGCCCGGTCGAGGAGCTCCGGACATACGTGCGCATGCACGTCGCGCTCTCCCGCGAGATGCACATGGGGCTCGGCCCACAGCTCTACTCGGTGCTCTCGCGCGATGCGCTGCTGCACATGCGCGAGCACGTCATCGTCGTCGAGGACCTGCTGCGCTGCGTGCTCTCCGACGGCATGGAGCAGGGCGCCTTCGTCGTCGACGACCTGCGCGCGACCACGGCGCTCGTGCTCGCGTGCCTGCAGGGGCGCCAGGTCACCCACGGCGAGGGGACGGAGCGCGATTCCGCCGTCGCCGTCACGGAGCGCTTCGTCCTCCGCGCGGTCGGCGCCCGCGAGGCCTGA
- a CDS encoding purine-nucleoside phosphorylase, which produces MSPVEPLDRPRSPEEMATAAAEVLRERTGGDHDVALVMGSGWKPAADVLGAPEHEFPTTDLPGFVAPSVAGHGGTVRSVRVGDTRVLVFLGRTHLYEGHGVDAVAHGVRTAAATGCRAVVLTNACGGLRPEWIPGTPVLISDHINLTATSPLHGPQFVDLTDLYASRLRSLCLEVDPTLAQGVYVQFPGPHYETPAEIGMVRAIGGDLVGMSTVLEAIAARAAGLEILGISLVTNLAAGVTGEPLNHEEVLAAGAASAQTMGHLLASVVGRI; this is translated from the coding sequence ATGAGCCCCGTTGAACCTTTGGACCGCCCCCGCTCCCCCGAGGAGATGGCGACCGCCGCCGCAGAGGTGCTGCGTGAGCGCACCGGAGGAGACCACGACGTCGCCCTCGTGATGGGGTCCGGCTGGAAGCCTGCCGCCGACGTTCTCGGCGCCCCCGAGCACGAGTTCCCCACGACCGACCTGCCCGGCTTCGTGGCGCCGTCGGTCGCCGGCCACGGAGGGACCGTCCGCTCCGTGCGCGTCGGTGACACCCGCGTGCTGGTCTTCCTCGGCCGGACTCACCTGTACGAGGGCCACGGCGTCGACGCAGTCGCGCACGGCGTCCGTACGGCAGCGGCGACAGGGTGCCGCGCCGTCGTTCTGACCAACGCGTGCGGCGGCCTGCGTCCGGAGTGGATTCCGGGCACGCCCGTCCTCATCAGCGACCACATCAACCTGACCGCGACGTCGCCGCTGCACGGTCCGCAGTTCGTCGACCTGACCGACCTGTACGCCAGTCGTCTGCGCTCGCTGTGCCTGGAGGTCGACCCGACGCTCGCGCAGGGCGTGTACGTCCAGTTCCCCGGCCCGCACTACGAGACGCCCGCCGAGATCGGCATGGTCCGTGCCATCGGAGGCGACCTCGTCGGCATGTCGACCGTCCTCGAGGCGATCGCGGCCCGTGCGGCAGGCCTCGAGATCCTCGGCATCTCCCTCGTCACGAACCTCGCGGCCGGCGTCACCGGCGAGCCGCTGAACCACGAGGAGGTCCTCGCGGCGGGGGCCGCCTCCGCTCAGACGATGGGGCACCTGCTCGCGTCGGTCGTGGGCCGCATCTGA
- a CDS encoding NAD(P)-dependent oxidoreductase produces the protein MRVLVTGVCGAIGSTVAPALAAQGHEVRGLDLVAPDDRLAAALSAGMLVGDVLDPMLADQAVEGVDAVVHLAGLPEESTLTDELTSHAHTTAVLLDAMVRHGVDRFVYASSNHAVGMVPRTDRLEAEVRPRPDTFYGVAKVAAEALMNLYADRFGMTAVALRIGSFREEPTTRRALSTWLSPGDAVRLVEAALTADESGFIAVYGISANTRAWWDLGPGRRIGYAPRDDAEAFAASIPDREEDEAEGDRVGGPFAVMPLGRPLP, from the coding sequence ATGCGTGTCCTGGTCACCGGCGTCTGCGGGGCGATCGGCAGCACGGTCGCTCCCGCCCTCGCGGCGCAGGGCCACGAGGTCCGAGGCCTCGACCTGGTTGCCCCGGACGACCGCCTCGCGGCCGCGCTGAGCGCCGGCATGCTCGTCGGCGACGTCCTCGACCCCATGCTCGCCGATCAGGCGGTCGAGGGGGTCGACGCGGTCGTGCACCTCGCCGGCCTGCCGGAGGAGTCCACGCTGACCGACGAGCTGACGTCGCACGCGCACACCACCGCGGTCCTCCTCGACGCGATGGTCCGCCACGGTGTCGACCGGTTCGTCTACGCCAGCAGCAACCACGCCGTCGGGATGGTCCCACGCACGGACCGGCTGGAAGCCGAGGTGAGGCCGCGGCCGGACACCTTCTACGGTGTGGCGAAGGTCGCCGCAGAAGCGTTGATGAACCTGTACGCCGACCGCTTCGGGATGACCGCCGTCGCCCTGCGGATCGGCTCGTTCCGCGAGGAGCCGACGACTCGCCGTGCGCTGTCGACGTGGCTCTCGCCCGGCGACGCGGTCCGCCTCGTCGAGGCGGCGCTGACGGCCGACGAGTCCGGCTTCATCGCCGTCTACGGCATCTCTGCCAACACCCGCGCGTGGTGGGACCTCGGGCCGGGGCGACGCATCGGGTACGCCCCGCGCGACGACGCCGAGGCGTTCGCGGCCTCGATCCCCGACCGCGAGGAGGACGAGGCCGAGGGCGACCGGGTCGGTGGCCCCTTCGCGGTGATGCCGCTGGGGAGGCCGCTGCCGTGA